The sequence below is a genomic window from Vidua macroura isolate BioBank_ID:100142 chromosome 10, ASM2450914v1, whole genome shotgun sequence.
GAACCACATTTCTGTCTTTTGGCTACATCCTGTAACTTGAATAAAACAGAGAGATTACAAACAGGAAACTTTATAAATTATCCCTGAAAGTTAAGatcaataaaatgctcttttcATAGAACACAGACTGATTTTGACAGCCAGCTGTAATAGATATTCATGAGGATAATGTTTTTGCTCAAGACATGCTTTAAAATCCTAAAAACTTCTCATGTTGTGAAAGTTTGAGTCTGTTCTTTCATTAGGGAcatgaaaagcagattttctttgAGTTCATTTTTGGGTACATAAAGGAAGGTGATCACTGTTTAACAATTTATCCAAATCAATGTCCCaaccttttctattttttttttcttttgattttattttcagcaaatgAGGATCTGAATAATTTGTTAGATAAGACAGAGAACCATTCTTTGGTCATTCAGACAAGAGGTGAAGTACTGTTAATACAAACATGGgaagagctgctcctcctccacctTTTATGTCCGagtttgttctcttttcctttttttgaacATTTACAGAAAACTGGCACCACAAAGTGGAGCTTTTCATCCCCTACACATCAAATATGGCAGGCAGTGACAATCCCCTAAACCTCAAGCAGATAAAGCAACATCCCTAAGCTATTTAGCAATTAAAGACATCATAACTTACTGCTGAAGATTTTGTCAGTACAGGCAGGACCAAGCTCTGACTGCTGCAGACACTGCCCAGTTCCTGGggctctctcctgctctcctgcactTCTgtctccaggagatctctgctgctcttcagttCAGCCCCAATGAGATCTTTGCTCGCTCCTTCTGTGGGGTCAGAGATCTCCTCAGGAAGTTCACAGGAGCTCAGTGATCTTCTCCCAGCCTTTGGTTCAGCACTCTCCTCCTGCACTGCATTTATTTCAAGATCACTGCAGACAATCAGTTTTGCTATAGGAGTACAACAGAATCATGAAAATAGCAATACTTGTAATGAATATTAATTATAACCTGCAAAGCCACTATGTTTTCTTCATGagcttaaaatacaaaattgccATTAAAGCTAAAGAAAGGCAATTGtgtaaatttaataaaatttccttaaaaacaTCATGAAGTTTGAAATCCATCCTACCAGGCTGTGAATGATTCTaagttggttttctttgttgtaCATGTTTATCCCAGTCCATCAAACTGTAATCAAATCAAATTGCCCAGAGAATGGGACATAATTTAATGacctttaattatttttcagccCACTGTAGTTGACTACCCCAACCCATATGAGAATGATAAACTGAAcacatttatgtattttcaaCAAAGAACTCTTCACATTTACCTTGAGAAATTTCTTTAGGAGAAACAGGATTTCTGTTgagaggaaaaagtaaaaactaTTAAGTTTCAGCTGAGAAAGTTAAATGGAAAGAAGACTTTCCCAATCATAcccatttcttttttaagggGCTGGGTCTGTGTTGTTCTGGTCTGCAAATGCTGAGCTTTGAtagaggaggggaaaagaccAGAAGGATACAAAAAAGGAAACCAGGTCACAGTTAATCCAACAAATGTTGGGAGATCAGAAGAACTGCAGATGTATCAGTTATTGTTTTTGTCTGGAATTACAAGGTTATTTAAATAAGAGTATTTTCAATGTGCACAGCCCTGATCCATGGTAAAATCTGTAAGTGAGCTCCTGCTAAGGTAAGAGCtcagaaaagagaatttcaCTAAAATTCAGGACAGgcaaatgcaaagaaatgcattttaccCATATGTGTTAGGTTTTCAAAGTGATGCCTCTCTAGTTACAGACAATTAATATTCCTTAGTGGCTTTTTAAAACAGTGCACACTTAACGCAAATATAACTGCCTGCAAAGAAAGGCCTCCATTTCTTAGGAAATTTGGGATTATTTCCCTTCCCACAATCTCTGCATTTCTGGTACCTTCCACACTCCAGTGGGTCAGTTTTTCCTTGCTTATTCATCCCCACATTTCCAGTTTCCTCCACTGAAGAGTCTGAAGATTCTTTCAAGTCTTCACTCTGAGActgaataaaaaacaaagaccCACACTCAGCAAcagattaaaattttaaaaataaacaaaacatctAGGAGTGCTGAAAAGCTGCCAGACTTTATTTGTGTATAAATGCCATACAGTGCAGGTCCCtgaacacaacagaaaaaaaagtacaggGAACTTTTGGAATGATCAATTTTCCACATTTCTatggaaaataaacaatgcaCTGGTATTCTTCCTTATTGGAAGTTATTTAACTGTTGCTACTTTAAACATTTAACAGATCAAGACTTGAACAAATCAGTTCATTGTTGAGGCTCATGAAGTCCTTTATCAGTACTCACATCATCAAGGAACTCAATTTTCAAAGAGGactctgcattttcagaaaCAGTGTTGGATTCTTCAGCTCTATAAATAGATGCCCAGTATTTCTTCACCTCTTCATCTGTGAAATATAAACAATTTCAtgcatttcagttttcctgttCAAAACAGACTCCAAATTGAAACCTTTTTATTCATtataaaaaaccacaaatttctccttttattaTTGCTGCTTTTTGCAAACTGGTTAAGAGGGGAAATGCTCAGCAATCAGAAAAGAAATCTCAAGGAAGAGGTATTTTAGACTGAATAAACAAATCTGTTACACCTGTTAACTCCTCaatgtcatcatcatcatctccttgtccccctcctgcagccccagcttgTTGAACACTCAAGGCTTGCACAGGCCTTGAATCTTTCATGCAACTTGCAAAAAATTGATCAACTGGAgttctgaaacaggaaaaaaaaaataaaaatcaatcttAAAAAGCCATAGTTTAATatatcacaaaaagaaaaaaaagaaaaaaccctaccAGCCTATTTACTGCAGCAGCATTAACTAACTCCTCCTACCTTCATTGAGGTGACTTTGCTGCTCAAGAACTCATAAAACAACTCTGCAGTGTCCACAAAAGAATCCTGAAAATTCCCTTTCTCTATAAAACCCCTGTAGCAAATTTCCCAAAATCAAGTAACCAAATATCATTGCCAGTCTTCAAATTCTACAATAAACTGATAGCAAAGAGAATCCCTCTATATGCTCCCTCTGCAGGAATTCTGAACTGTCAGGTGATCAAGTCTGGCTataatcattattttattaaaataaagctcCCTGTGTACACTCCCCTTAACTCTTGATAATATATCCAATATTTTAAAGGTTTAATCTGGATTTTTGTCAATTAGTTATTTCTGAATTCTTTCATTAGGAGCAGCAAATGCAACAATACcttctgtatttcttcagcAGGAGTTTCTCCATGTAGCTCAGGCCATCCTTCTGGAATTCCACGTGGATGGGTTCCTTCAGGGCAGTAACATTGGTCTGTACCTCACAATTCCCCACAGCTTCTgtcagaattatttaaaaaaaaatagagctgtTTAGGTTTATAAATGTGCTCTTTACCTACATTATTCTTGAATGAACAACACATTTGGGTCTGTGCTTAGTTCAGTCTTTGCATAACTCCAAAATTTAAATGGCCAGCAATATTATATTTACGGAACACAGGCAGTAATGGGGGCAGCCATAAAAACTCATTTATTACAGACTGCACACTGGAGCCATAGAAGGAGTGGGGGGGATGGAAATCCATGACTCCAcccacagaaaagaagaaaaaaagggaaaaaaaatcagtttaatattattttgtacAAAAAGCCACAGAGAAAAAACACCATCCGTGGACTAGAGGAACAAGACACAGATTGGATTTGCACAAATTCAATCAGAACAGAGgaattttccatatttttccctGCATACTTCAGCTGATTGCAGCTTTTCATTGGGACAAAGAAATATTAAGAGCCTGTGGAAGACAAGCAGAAAATGTACTTGGATAGAACACACAAAATCCTGAGCCCTGCACATTCCTTGCCTCAGTTTAAAACTGGTTTTATGTTTGAGCATTGCAGCTCATGCTGAAGTGCCACGTGAGACACAAAGCCATGGCAGGGTACAGGGACATGGGCTGGACGTGCTGGCCACTGCCAGAGATCATTACAAAAACTGAGCTAAACACTGCATATCATTAAAAAAAGCCTTCAGAGATGATTGTTATTAATAAAGGCACACCgagaaagaataaaatgggTTTTCTTAGCTTCACATAATATTTGCCTTCATTAATCTAAAACCTAACTCCCCCAAATGGCTCCTATTGTATTTAAAATgccacaaaaccagaacaaaccATACCTGATGGGACCTCACTGGCACACAGATCTCCTCCAGGATCACTTCCACCTTTTCTCCACTGAAGCAAAGCTTCCTGAAAAGCCTTTGCAGATGCCTTCTCATCAAAGGCACCACTCAGCAGCAATCCTCTGTCCTGTTTTCCAGGGCTTGCACAGGCTGATGCTGGTTCCTAAATCAGTTCCACAACATTACTGATAAAGCATTTCTGAGGAGCAGCAACATTTTTAGTGTCAGCTGTGGAACTGCAGCACTCACTTTCCTGGGCTCAGCTGAGCTACCTGGTAATCAAGAT
It includes:
- the ZBBX gene encoding zinc finger B-box domain-containing protein 1; protein product: MDVNDFVILPGSKAGTSVRLKTKTVKELQLEKAQLETENKEMERRLLQLQSNMSREKEERRKLGAYHWKSGQAGPRTPQARAVAQNNDNRKKLSPEKVKLQVLKKQIQEPVKKTVKPERGNVAHEKLGVKGMACRPPEIKSELLEPASACASPGKQDRGLLLSGAFDEKASAKAFQEALLQWRKGGSDPGGDLCASEVPSEAVGNCEVQTNVTALKEPIHVEFQKDGLSYMEKLLLKKYRRTPVDQFFASCMKDSRPVQALSVQQAGAAGGGQGDDDDDIEELTDEEVKKYWASIYRAEESNTVSENAESSLKIEFLDDSQSEDLKESSDSSVEETGNVGMNKQGKTDPLECGRNPVSPKEISQAKLIVCSDLEINAVQEESAEPKAGRRSLSSCELPEEISDPTEGASKDLIGAELKSSRDLLETEVQESRREPQELGSVCSSQSLVLPVLTKSSALQDVAKRQKCGSTSYQGLEGFFVLGANPKQEKLEAPSSLAAASSPRDRKIPFPGDGLWVSERSLSENADDSVVQGVLESQLSRAGNAFQAQSQLSHLMAAWMPWPDISGPESHSSLSCEDGTSSSRAMENSGNADLQNTLELKDHDSFDIFGDWEESQMDAEEAVLEDKQQVLALQ